GATTGCTGCCGCTGTCGATTCCACCATCGATCCGGCAGAGACCACTGTTGCAGCGACCGTTCGCTGAACCGTTGACCAGAGTCCCAAGTCCATCAGCTGAACGACTTGCGACATCCGCCTGAACAGGAGAAACAACGATCAGCGCAACCAGTGGACACAGCACCAGACCTCGCATGACGTGCTGCCTCCAGGGAAAACTTGCAACGAATTTGGTGCCTGGAAGCGAGGTTAGGCCAATTTTGTTCGTTCAACTTTAAAGTTCGCCAGATCTCACAGTTGCCAGATCAATGCTGCTTCTGCTGGCGCAACTGGTGTCTCCTCCCCTTCAACCAGGCCCCGCTCGCGTGCCCGACCCGGCACCGGTTCAGCAACTTGAACCGGAATCTCCCCAGACCAAACCGGACGTCGACGACCGACAGCTGACTCCCAACAACGATTCATTCACAGAGCCAGGAGTCTCGCCGTCCGAACCAGCTTCAGAAGACAACGGTGATATCTCCGTTGAAATCAAGGGCACAACGCCTTACAGCACATCAGAACTCCGGAAGCTGTTGCGCCGTTGCCAAGCCGACAACAGTGCACAGACACGTCTGAAACGCTGCGCTGAAACTCTCAGCGGACAATTGCAGCAGGACGGCTATGTGAATTCGCGGGTTTTCATCGATGAAGAGCCCGCACCAGCCCATCTCACTGTCGTGATGGGCCGGCTGGTGGAGCTACACGTCAACAGTGACGATCAGCAATTGCAGCAGAAGGTGCGCAAGCGCCTCGCAAGCCTCTTAAATCAGACCCTTCACCTGCCCAGTCTTCAACAACAGCTGCAACGACTCAAGCAGCAGTCTGTCGTCGGCAGCGTCTCAGGAAGCCTTGGGAAACTGGGAAGTGATCCGACTCAAGCCGTTCTAACTCTCACGGTCACCGCCGCCAGCCACCCCTGGAGAGGTGATCTGAGTGTTCGCAACGACGGCAATGCAGGCAGCGGTGAATGGCGAGCGCTCACTGTGCTGCAGAAACCAAAAGCTCTGATCGACGACGACTTCCTTCAGATCTACGGCGAACTGAATGCTGATGGTGATCCAGAACTGGGAGCATCGCTTGGCTCCATCAGCTACACACTGCCCTTGGGGGAATCGGTGAACATCACCGGATCCTTTGGCGCCAGTCGCCGCAATCTGGTTGAAGCCCGAGGTCCGGCCCATGGCCTCAGCTTCCGTCAGTACCAGGGGCTGGCGCAGCTGCAGTGGACCCTCAAAGATTCAGATCGTCAGCTCTGGTTCGCACAGGCTGGCCTGAGCGCCAACCGCAGCGACAGCTATCTGGATGGTCGCTCGGTTCCGCTGATCATCGGTGGCGGCCCGGACGGGCAGCTGAACACCGGCTACCTCCGACTTGCTATCGGACATGCGGGAAGCAACGACAACTTCGGATGGTCAGGACAGATGTACTGGCTGCAAGGACTTTCAGGCTTCAGCAGCGCAGAGCAACTGAAGGATCTGGCTTACTTCGGCATCAACCCCGACCAATCGCGAGCCCTAGGTGGCATCACCTCCCTGGGTTGGCGCATGGCGCCCAACCTTCAACTCAACTGGCGTGCCGCCGGGCAAGTGGCGTTCAACGAACTCACCAACGACATGGGTTTCTCACTGGGAAGCGATGTGGGGCTGAGAGGACTGCCAGGAACCCTGATCAGCGGAGACACCGGCTGGTTGAGCAGCGCTGAATTGAACTGGTCCTTCTGGCAAAACCAAAACAACACTCTCCAACTGGTGCCTTTCTTCGGCATGGGCGGGATTCAAACCAACCGCGACTCCTTGAGCTTCAACGACACGATTGGTACCGGCGGAGTCCTGCTGCGCTGGTTGCATGGACGCCATTGGTCAATCTCACTGGGCTGGACGGACCAGTTCGACGATGACGACAACATCGGGCTCTGGAACGACTGGCTGCTCGGCAGCGGTGTCTACGGCAAGCTGCGATATCGGTTCTGACCACTCAGCAAGGCTGTTTAAGACAGCAGACCACGCTTCTCCAAGGGCTTGAGATCAACAAGAGACAATCGCCCGTTGTCCTCAATCACCGTGCCGCGTTGACGCAACTTGCTCAGTGTGCGCGAGGCAGTCTCCCTGGCCAGACCTGCAATCAACGCAATTTCCAGCTGAGCGAGAGGTGGTATCTGAGCCTGGAGATCGTCGTCGGCCGAGCTCTTGCGGGCCAGATAAGCAAGGGCACCAAGAAGCCTGGTCGTCGCATCCGCGGTCTGGAGTGCAAAGCGGCGATTCAGGTCACGCAAGCGGTTCGCCTCCAGTTGTGCGAGGGCGAGCGCAAAGCCAGGCTGTTGATTCAACAGTGCTGCAAAGGGTGGAATCCGCAGCTTCACCAGACGCAGATTGGTCAGAGCAACCACATCAGCAGACCGGGTGTCTCCATCGAAAACCGCCATCTCTCCAAAGACATCACCAGCTCCCAACAGCGACATCACGACCTCATCACCATCGGTGGTGTAGGTGCGCACTTTGGCCAAACCATCGCAAAGCAAAAACAGAGACTCCCCCCAGTCCTGCTCCATCACAATGATCTGATCCGCTTCATGCACCAGCTCACGCTGTCGGTCAAGAATCCTGTCAAGCAATTCATCGTCAAGACTCTTGAAAAGAGCGATAGCCCGCAGATCGTCGCGACTGATCATCGGCAGCGAAGTCAAACTGAACGTGAGTCTCGATCCAGGGCAGCATGATCGCCATGGGAAAGACTCTGAATCCATAGCACGTCAAAGGTCTGGGTTAACGAACGCCTTGGATATCCACCCAATCTTCAGACCATGACTGAACATCGCAAAGGCCGCAAACTGTGCGGACCTGCCCAGTATCAATGCAAATCAAACTCGGAGAACGACTGCAAAGCCTGAAGCTGCTGGCCGGCTTGGTCGCCTTCCTCAAAAATCCGGGCTCTCTAGACAGCGTCCTTGCCATCGGAGCGAACGTCAAAGACAGTCCGATGGCCAAGCAGATGGCCCGCCATCTGCTGGAGAATCCCGACTTCGCAAATTAGTCAAGGATGGTTGGCGTCCGCAGCCGATCGACTTATCGGCACTGCAGAGCCTTCCGGAAGGCACACTCGGGCGTTGTTACGCCGATCAACTGATCAGCCTCGGCATCACTCCTGACAAGCTGCTCGACCCTTCACCCATCAACAATGAGCGTGACTACATCGTGCACCGCCTCAAGGAAACCCACGACATCGCGCATGTGCTGAGCGGATTTGGAATCGATGGCGTCAGTGAACTGGGCCTGCAGGGATTCAATCTCGCCCAGAACCGATCCCCTCTGGCGGTGATGCTGATCTTCGGAGGCATGCTCAAGGCACTGCAGAAGGATGAACCTCTGGCTCCGATGCTGCGCGCACTGGCGAAGGGCTTCCAGATGGGACTGGATGCCGAGCTTGTGATCGCCCGCAAACTGGAGGAGGGCTGGGATCGTCCCCTCAATGAGTGGCGCAACGAATTGAGGCTTCCCGAAGCCATCACCGGCTGATCCATCCATCCACGCAAGCATTCTCCCGCGATTGGATGTATCACGGAAAGAACAGCCGTGAAGCCATGTGGGGAGATGAACCTCAACTACAGGCCTTCAGAGAACGACTGAGGCTCCTGCTGGTCGCGCACCAACAGGAGCTCAACCCTGAGAAGCTGATCGCAAACGAAGGAGACGTGCTGTTCCATCAAGGCGACTCCGTGGAGACATTGATGTTGCTGACCCAGGGCCGTGTCGCGGTTGATGTCCATCACGGCGATCAGATCCACACTCTGGCCGAAGTGGAGGCCGTGGAATTACTTGGCGAAGTTGGATTCTTCGCCAATGGCAGGCACTACGCCGATTTCCGTGTGGTGGGGGGACCTGCAGAACTGCTGGCCATTCCAGGCCAGGCACTGCTACAAGCCATGTTGTTTGATACTGACCTCGTCGTGGAGATGCTGTCACTGGTCAGTGAACGCTGCCGCCGCGGCAATCAGGTCATCGCCATGCTGCTGAACGGGATCGAAGCCGTACACGACGATGCAAAGGACCACCTCAAACAAACCACAACAGAGTTGGGTGGTGTCAACTTCTGCATTGCCAAGGCCAGTCGACAACTGCAGTACATCCATCAACAACTGAAGAACTGACAAAGCGACTGATCAGTCCTAGACGAGGCTCAGTCAAAACAACCCAATGACGTCGATCACCCCGAACGTTTGGCTTCCTGTAGGACTGGATGTCACGCGTGACGGCTACCAGGGGCGTCTTGGGGTTTCATACAAAACAGGGCAAACGCTGGCAGCCGGAGCAACCAATGGCCTGGCCGTACTGCCAGACCCGCAAAGCGGAAACACGCTGATTTACGCCGGAAGTGTGAACGGCGGTGTGTATGTCCGTGAGGTCGACCTCGCCGGTAATCCACTGGAATCGGACACCACCTGGCGATGGGTGTCGATGCCAGGCAGTGGCTATGAAGGCTCGCAATCCATTGGCCACCTTGCGATCTCCCCTGATGGACGTTATCTCGCCGTTGGACGCGGCGACACCTCCAACTACAAAGGATTATCCACCCC
Above is a window of Synechococcus sp. BIOS-E4-1 DNA encoding:
- a CDS encoding ShlB/FhaC/HecB family hemolysin secretion/activation protein; translation: MLLLLAQLVSPPLQPGPARVPDPAPVQQLEPESPQTKPDVDDRQLTPNNDSFTEPGVSPSEPASEDNGDISVEIKGTTPYSTSELRKLLRRCQADNSAQTRLKRCAETLSGQLQQDGYVNSRVFIDEEPAPAHLTVVMGRLVELHVNSDDQQLQQKVRKRLASLLNQTLHLPSLQQQLQRLKQQSVVGSVSGSLGKLGSDPTQAVLTLTVTAASHPWRGDLSVRNDGNAGSGEWRALTVLQKPKALIDDDFLQIYGELNADGDPELGASLGSISYTLPLGESVNITGSFGASRRNLVEARGPAHGLSFRQYQGLAQLQWTLKDSDRQLWFAQAGLSANRSDSYLDGRSVPLIIGGGPDGQLNTGYLRLAIGHAGSNDNFGWSGQMYWLQGLSGFSSAEQLKDLAYFGINPDQSRALGGITSLGWRMAPNLQLNWRAAGQVAFNELTNDMGFSLGSDVGLRGLPGTLISGDTGWLSSAELNWSFWQNQNNTLQLVPFFGMGGIQTNRDSLSFNDTIGTGGVLLRWLHGRHWSISLGWTDQFDDDDNIGLWNDWLLGSGVYGKLRYRF
- a CDS encoding cyclic nucleotide-binding domain-containing protein codes for the protein MAQRIEASRSHHRLIHPSTQAFSRDWMYHGKNSREAMWGDEPQLQAFRERLRLLLVAHQQELNPEKLIANEGDVLFHQGDSVETLMLLTQGRVAVDVHHGDQIHTLAEVEAVELLGEVGFFANGRHYADFRVVGGPAELLAIPGQALLQAMLFDTDLVVEMLSLVSERCRRGNQVIAMLLNGIEAVHDDAKDHLKQTTTELGGVNFCIAKASRQLQYIHQQLKN
- a CDS encoding Crp/Fnr family transcriptional regulator encodes the protein MISRDDLRAIALFKSLDDELLDRILDRQRELVHEADQIIVMEQDWGESLFLLCDGLAKVRTYTTDGDEVVMSLLGAGDVFGEMAVFDGDTRSADVVALTNLRLVKLRIPPFAALLNQQPGFALALAQLEANRLRDLNRRFALQTADATTRLLGALAYLARKSSADDDLQAQIPPLAQLEIALIAGLARETASRTLSKLRQRGTVIEDNGRLSLVDLKPLEKRGLLS
- a CDS encoding Coq4 family protein is translated as MQSLPEGTLGRCYADQLISLGITPDKLLDPSPINNERDYIVHRLKETHDIAHVLSGFGIDGVSELGLQGFNLAQNRSPLAVMLIFGGMLKALQKDEPLAPMLRALAKGFQMGLDAELVIARKLEEGWDRPLNEWRNELRLPEAITG